GGCTTCGAGACTCCATATCTGTTTCGGATGAGATCGGGATTGTCCGACCCACGCAACAGGCGGATGCGAAATGGAGCCTCGGCAGGCGCTCCGACCAGGCCGGGCTCCTCGTGCTCTCTCGGAACGGTCACTTCGCGATAGAGAATCTCCGGATGACCCAGTTCGGCCGCCGAGAGAAGAGCGTCATACGCGTCTACCAGGCCCGCGTCACAGCGCCAATTCTCTGCGAGGGTGAACCGGTTCGATGCCAGACGCGCCGCGTCCAGATAGGAGTAGACGTCACCACCTCGGAACGAGTAGATCGCCTGCTTGGGGTCGCCAATCAGGACGAGGACAGTCTCGCCGCTCGCAAACGCGTTCTTCACGACGTTCCATTGGATCGGGTCGGTGTCTTGGAACTCGTCGATGAGCACGACGTCGTATCGATCTCGAAGTAGCCCGCAGGCCGCCTCGCGGCGAGCCCCTTCCCCGTCCTTGCCCCCGAGAGCTTCGCTCAGGCGCGAGAGAAGATCGTCGTAAGTGAGGAGGCTCGCCTCTGTCAACCGGCGGGTGACTTCCGCACGCGCGGCGTTCGCCAGGCGGCTCTGCAGGTCGGCGACAGATTCCTCGGGCGCGGAAGCGAGCTCTGTTCCCGGGTTGCCCAGCGCTGCTCGCACCGCCGAGCGAGCAGCTGAGAGAGGAAAGGGCTGCCCGTGGATCAAGCATCTGCGGGTGTAAAGGTCGTCCACGACCTCGTCCACAATGTCGCCTGGATCCTCGGTCAGTTCCGAGCCGAAGGCAACACCGCCCGCGACCCCGAGGCTGGCCAGGACCAGGTGGCAGAACCCGTGGGTCGTCGTGATCGTCGCCGCGTCGAAGTACGCGATCGCCTCAGAGATGCGGGCACGGCGCATCTCGACCATTTCGGGGGGCCCCGCAGCCAGAGCAGCGTCGACCAGATCCGCTGTCGCGGCGGGAGCTCCTTCCACTGACAGAATCCGAAGCCGATCCTCCGACATGACCAAACGGTCGCGAACCCTGCCGCGAAGCTCCGCCGTCGCCATGCGGGTGAAAGTCACCGCCAGGATCCGGTCGACCGGAACGCCCTCCGCGACGAACCTGGCAACCAACCCGGCAATCGTGAACGTCTTGCCGGTTCCAGCGCTTGCTTCGAGCAGTGTCACTCCGCGGCCGGGTAGCGCACCCGCGATGTCGAAACGGGTTGGCTCGGCCGTGCCTTCTCCCTGGGCAAAGGCGGTCACGTCAAGCTCCGCGGCGATTCGTTGTCCAGGAGGTCGTCCCACAGGCGCCGGGCCAGTCTCCCGAAGCGCGATCTCTCCGATTCCACCCATCCGGGCCCGCGCTCATCGTCGCGCGGCGCTTGCTCGAAAAGCGCGCTGAAGGGAGCCCGACCCCCGAGAACCATCACGTGTGCTTCTTCGCTCGACTCACCGTCGAACCGGTCGCCATCCCATGCCTCGCGCGCATACTTGTCTGAGTCGTCACCCCTCCGGCTCATAGCTGCCCACTCGGACGAGGTCTTGCAGTAGACGGGGAGCGGTTCCGTGATCCCTCGTTCGTAGAGATCGATCAACTTCCCGAGCAGTACGACGGCGATGCTACGAGCAGAGCCGCCTTCGGCTTGGACCCGCATCTCCGAGATCGCCACCCGCCCCGCCGTCCGCCTGCCAGAACGCCCGAGCGTGATCGCCGAGGGAGCGAGATCGGTTCCGCTGGCAGTCAAGGCGAGCAGCCGGACCCACGACTCGAGGCGGTGCTTGGCAGCAAGTTTGGAGTAGATGCAGTTCACGATCGTCGAATCTCTGACTCCTGCCACGGTTCCGACCAGAGAACGCCCGCTCGGTAGCTGGACATTGATCTCGACTGAACGCGGCTTCGTCTCGAAGCACGGGAGTGAGCCCGCCTCCTGTGCAAGCTCCTCGACCACGGGCACGACCGTGTCGAGCACGGACCCGATAAGTGGTTCGGGGGGTAAGAAACCGCGCGCTCGTTCGACCTTCAGGGCCTCCTCGAGATCGGCAGCATCGAGCAGCGCCCTCAACAGCCGGTCTCCGAATCCCCATTCTTCGAGAGACGACAACTCGATAGGAAGGCGGTCTTCGACCTCGTCCCTGCTGCCGTTGACGTAGATGCCCATCCTCTCTCTGAGGAACCATTGGACCGGGCTCTTCACGAAACCAACCAACGATTCGAGGGACATCACACGGTCGCCTTGTGCGGGAAGCGGTGAGTCGAGGAAAGGCGATGTCGAACGGCGAGGGCCGACGAGGGCTCGGGCCCCCTCCAGATCCACCTGGCTGAATCCCCACGGGCCGTTGGCGCCGAGAGCCCCGCTTTGAAAGTTCCGTGAATCGAACGATTGCAGAGGATGCTGTGCGAGGACGAGGTCGCGCGGAAGCGTGAATCCCGCCGGGGCTCGCATCGTCCGATCGATGGTGTCGAGCAACTCGGCGACCGGAACGGCCGGGGGTCTGACGCGGTTGGTTCGCTCGTCTCGGCCGGAGTAGGTGACGACGAGATGGTCGGTCGTGGCGAGGATGGCGTCGAGCAGTAACTGGCGGTCCTCGCTTCGAGGATCCCTGTCACCCACGTAAGGATCTGAAGAGATGATGTCGTCGCCGTCGCGCCCCGGGTGGCGCGGGAACAAACCGTCGTCCAGCCCGAGCAGGCAGATGACCCGGTGCGGCACCGAACGCATCGGTACCAGCGTGCAAACAGTCAGATCGCCCGTGCGGAAGTTCGCGCGTGTCGGCCGACCCTTCAGACGGTTGCCCAGAAGCGAACGGAGTTCGGGGACGGAGAGAAGCGGCTGTGTCCGCCGGTTGCCCGCTTCCTCGGCGACCTCGTCGAGGACTCTCCTGAGCTGGTCTGATTGCCACGATTCGCGCGCATCGGCGGAGGCGAGCGTTTCGGTCGCGCGTGCGAGCGAGCCGACCCATTCTTCGACCGTTCTGCGGCCTGCCAGGCGGCGCATGGCGTCGGCGAGCCGGGAAACGTACTCGGCAAGCCGGCCGGCAAGGTCGACGTCGGTGCTGGCGACATCGTCGACCGGCAGCGTCCCTCCGAACAGCCGGTAGTCCTCCTCCGCCATGGCGACCCCGAGTAGCAGTCGGTCGAGCCCGGTCTCCCAAGTGTTCGTTCGCAGAGCGCCGAGTTTCCAGTGCTGTCGGTGCTCCCCGTCCAGACCCCACCGAGTGCCCATGTCGATCACCCATCGCTCGAGCAGCGCGAGATCGTCGTCGTCGAAACGGAACCGCCGCCGCACAGGATCGCGGCCGGCGAGGTCAAGGACTTGAGAAGCGGTCAGTCGACCTTCGGCCAGCTCGAGGAGAGCGGCGGCTACGCCAAGAAGCGGGTTGGTCTGGCGAAGGGATCGATCGGCGAGCCGAACCCGCAACTCCTGCAATGACGCCTCCCCCGATTGCGATACAGGTTCGGCCGCGAAGACGGCTTGCACCAAAGGGGCGAAGGCTTCGACATCGGGGCACATGACGATGACGTCTCGAAGTTCGAGGGTTGAGTCGCTCGAGAGCAGATGGAGGATGGAGTCGCGTAGGACTTCGACCTGCCGGTACCGCCCGTGGCACGAGTGGATTTGAATGCTCCGGTCGTCGTTCTGCATTACCGGACGCCTGTCTTCGACTTCGGGGCGCGGAACGCCGAGTGGTTCGCCGTTCGACCGGATGGCTGATTGGACCAGGTGAAGTAGCCGCCCTCGAGGATCTTGCTCGACGGGTCGGTAGATGCCATCCGAGGCGCCCTTCGCGGTAAGAACTAATTGCATCTCTCGAGCGTCGCGGCCCCAGGATTTCAGCAAAGGGTTCCTCGCAAGGCTCGCGCTTGGATCGTCGCTCCGCCGCAGCGGCGCGGACGCCGGCGCGACGGCCTTCAGCACCGAGTCCCACAGGGCGCCTGAGGGATGCAGAAGGAAAAGGTGGACGTCGCGCGCTCGAGCGAGAGCTTCCAAGACCACCAGGTAGCTGACGGGAAGCCGCGTCAATCCGAAGAGAGAGACGCGAGGCGGTGCATCCACGAGAGTCGGGTCGTTCGTAATGCTAAGGGCAGCGGTCTCGAGGCGCTCCGCCGGGCTCTCGACAGCGATCCGCTCTCGCAAGAGCCGCCACAGAAATGCCTGCCACTTGTGCCGGCCGTCCAAGCTCTCGATCTCGTCGCCGCGCGCCCAAGATCGGATCATCTCGGGCCGGTGAACGCCGTACTGGTCGTAGAGGTCGGCGATATGCCTGACCGCGGCGAACCTGGTGAGAGCGCCGTCCTCACGTCTTGGCGATGACGCCTCCAGGTGCTTGGC
The genomic region above belongs to Acidimicrobiales bacterium and contains:
- the recC gene encoding exodeoxyribonuclease V subunit gamma, translated to MLYVHRSERADHLLEVLADILSVPLEDPFTPEVVAVPTRGVERWLTQRLSHRLGCSAGRADGVAANIDFPFPGSLVGAAIANATALEPEKDPWTPERAVWPLLEVVDDHLTVPFLEPLAKHLEASSPRREDGALTRFAAVRHIADLYDQYGVHRPEMIRSWARGDEIESLDGRHKWQAFLWRLLRERIAVESPAERLETAALSITNDPTLVDAPPRVSLFGLTRLPVSYLVVLEALARARDVHLFLLHPSGALWDSVLKAVAPASAPLRRSDDPSASLARNPLLKSWGRDAREMQLVLTAKGASDGIYRPVEQDPRGRLLHLVQSAIRSNGEPLGVPRPEVEDRRPVMQNDDRSIQIHSCHGRYRQVEVLRDSILHLLSSDSTLELRDVIVMCPDVEAFAPLVQAVFAAEPVSQSGEASLQELRVRLADRSLRQTNPLLGVAAALLELAEGRLTASQVLDLAGRDPVRRRFRFDDDDLALLERWVIDMGTRWGLDGEHRQHWKLGALRTNTWETGLDRLLLGVAMAEEDYRLFGGTLPVDDVASTDVDLAGRLAEYVSRLADAMRRLAGRRTVEEWVGSLARATETLASADARESWQSDQLRRVLDEVAEEAGNRRTQPLLSVPELRSLLGNRLKGRPTRANFRTGDLTVCTLVPMRSVPHRVICLLGLDDGLFPRHPGRDGDDIISSDPYVGDRDPRSEDRQLLLDAILATTDHLVVTYSGRDERTNRVRPPAVPVAELLDTIDRTMRAPAGFTLPRDLVLAQHPLQSFDSRNFQSGALGANGPWGFSQVDLEGARALVGPRRSTSPFLDSPLPAQGDRVMSLESLVGFVKSPVQWFLRERMGIYVNGSRDEVEDRLPIELSSLEEWGFGDRLLRALLDAADLEEALKVERARGFLPPEPLIGSVLDTVVPVVEELAQEAGSLPCFETKPRSVEINVQLPSGRSLVGTVAGVRDSTIVNCIYSKLAAKHRLESWVRLLALTASGTDLAPSAITLGRSGRRTAGRVAISEMRVQAEGGSARSIAVVLLGKLIDLYERGITEPLPVYCKTSSEWAAMSRRGDDSDKYAREAWDGDRFDGESSEEAHVMVLGGRAPFSALFEQAPRDDERGPGWVESERSRFGRLARRLWDDLLDNESPRSLT